One window of Nicotiana tomentosiformis chromosome 11, ASM39032v3, whole genome shotgun sequence genomic DNA carries:
- the LOC104094921 gene encoding serine/threonine-protein kinase PBL34-like: MENNKKKNKNCGCWAVLRSSVIGGACSSSVSKHSANSIPRTSLVYDAATETRYLNASNREMCVQDEARVSSDTPHDTDPPTLTPAAENKVQRQLLQFTFHELKAATGNFRPDSILGEGGFGYVFKGWIDENGTAPAKPGSGITVAVKSLKPDGLQGHREWVAEVDFLGQLHHPNLVKLIGYCIEDDQRLLVYEFMTRGSLENHLFRRTIPLPWSNRIKISLGAAKGLAFLHGGPEPVIYRDFKTSNILLDSEYNAKLSDFGLAKAGPQGDKTHVSTRVVGTYGYAAPEYVMTGHLTSKSDVFSFGVVLLEILTGRRSMDKKRPSGEQNLVAWARPYLADKRKFYQLVDPRLDLNYSVKGVQKIAQLAYMCLSRDPKSRPTMDEIVKALTPLQELNDLAILSNHSRLIQSGRRKKKLDGMQQLSYNHSRSIRESPLHSGRQHCK; this comes from the exons ATGGaaaataataagaagaagaataagaattgTGGGTGTTGGGCTGTTCTTAGGTCCAGTGTTATTGGAGGTGCCTGTAGTTCTTCTGTTTCTAAACACTCTGCTAATTCTATTCCAAGAACTAGTCTTGTTTATGATGCAG CCACAGAGACCCGATACCTAAACGCTAGCAACAGGGAGATGTGCGTTCAGGATGAAGCAAGAGTATCGTCTGATACCCCTCATGATACTGATCCACCAACACTTACACCAGCTGCAGAAAACAAAGTGCAACGGCAGCTGCTTCAGTTCACATTTCATGAGCTAAAAGCTGCAACGGGGAACTTCAGACCGGATAGTATTCTTGGTGAAGGTGGATTTGGATATGTATTCAAAGGCTGGATAGACGAGAACGGGACAGCACCAGCAAAGCCCGGTTCTGGGATTACGGTTGCTGTCAAGAGCTTGAAACCAGATGGTCTTCAAGGCCATAGAGAATGGGTG GCAGAAGTAGACTTCCTTGGACAGCTTCATCATCCTAATCTTGTCAAGTTAATCGGATACTGTATCGAAGATGATCAAAGGCTGCTCGTTTATGAGTTCATGACCCGTGGAAGCCTTGAAAACCATCTTTTCAGAA GGACGATACCTCTCCCGTGGTCCAACAGGATAAAAATTTCGCTTGGTGCAGCCAAAGGCTTAGCATTTCTCCACGGAGGCCCTGAACCTGTCATTTACAGAGATTTCAAGACATCAAATATTTTACTTGATTCG GAATATAATGCTAAGCTTTCGGACTTTGGCCTTGCTAAAGCTGGTCCTCAAGGTGACAAAACACATGTTTCTACAAGGGTTGTGGGAACTTATGGATATGCTGCTCCAGAATATGTAATGACAG GACATTTGACATCGAAGAGTGATGTTTTTAGTTTTGGTGTTGTGCTCTTGGAGATTTTAACTGGTAGGAGGTCTATGGACAAAAAGCGTCCGAGTGGAGAACAAAATCTTGTAGCATGGGCAAGGCCATATTTAGCTGACAAGAGAAAGTTTTATCAACTTGTGGATCCTCGGCTGGATTTAAATTACTCCGTTAAAGGGGTGCAAAAGATCGCGCAGCTCGCTTACATGTGCCTGAGCAGGGATCCTAAATCTCGTCCTACAATGGATGAAATTGTGAAGGCTCTTACTCCGCTTCAAGAGCTCAATGATCTCGCTATATTATCAAATCATTCTCGCTTAATACAATCAGGAAGGCGAAAGAAGAAACTAGACGGAATGCAACAACTTAGCTATAATCATTCGAGGAGTATCAGAGAGTCTCCGTTACATTCTGGTAGGCAACATTGTAAATAA